A genomic window from Fibrobacterota bacterium includes:
- a CDS encoding right-handed parallel beta-helix repeat-containing protein, with the protein MKPTLRCILLFLFACGLTPAHATTFRLDSTKTWIRGTSYTYAPGDTFCLAAGKRPFQYFKGFHGSESKPLVIRNCAEGQAVVGKGTNYGMVLDSVTYIHLTGTGTPGVTYGIWLDSTAAGTGLGITNLSHHVEVDHLRISHPNFAGIMAKKDYSGSPPDPAPVMDGIHIHHNWIHDTGGEGMYLGETKSPGMLLTNLEVHHNLIQRTGWDLLQIANSVKNIRIHHNVMLDGGLAKEPVQANGIQIGDQSRDVRIDHNIVKNVAENSLICMGSGSIVVDSNWFEGSGGKQALFVDHRTFYDSGSTIRFSHNWWSRANTESVWRIYNEKVRIAMEDNLVESAPKLLVLTNGATTANTDTLRTLRRTIAPLVFVDSAGGNFHIPTTSPYAAWDLGFGTSSDVSVLRTRRTQSFMNPLPTHDALGRVWRGNGLW; encoded by the coding sequence ATGAAACCCACCCTTCGGTGCATCCTCCTTTTCCTTTTCGCCTGCGGCCTGACGCCCGCCCATGCGACCACCTTCCGGCTCGACTCCACCAAGACCTGGATCCGCGGGACCTCGTACACCTACGCACCCGGCGACACATTTTGTCTGGCGGCCGGTAAACGGCCATTCCAGTACTTCAAGGGCTTCCATGGCAGCGAAAGCAAACCGCTGGTCATCCGCAACTGCGCGGAAGGTCAGGCCGTGGTGGGCAAGGGGACCAATTACGGCATGGTGCTGGACAGTGTCACGTACATCCACCTGACGGGCACCGGAACACCGGGCGTGACCTATGGCATCTGGCTGGACAGCACCGCGGCGGGAACGGGCCTGGGAATCACCAACCTCAGCCACCATGTGGAGGTGGACCATCTGCGCATCAGCCACCCCAACTTCGCCGGGATCATGGCCAAGAAGGACTACAGCGGATCCCCACCCGATCCGGCACCGGTCATGGATGGAATCCACATCCACCACAACTGGATCCACGACACCGGCGGCGAGGGCATGTACCTGGGAGAAACCAAGAGTCCCGGGATGCTGCTGACCAACCTGGAGGTCCACCACAACCTGATCCAACGCACCGGCTGGGATCTGCTGCAGATCGCAAATTCCGTCAAGAACATCCGGATCCACCACAACGTGATGCTCGATGGCGGATTGGCCAAGGAGCCCGTCCAGGCCAACGGGATCCAAATCGGAGACCAATCGCGCGATGTGCGGATCGACCACAACATCGTGAAGAACGTCGCGGAGAATTCCCTGATCTGCATGGGCAGCGGAAGCATCGTGGTGGACAGCAACTGGTTCGAGGGCTCCGGCGGCAAACAGGCATTGTTCGTGGACCACCGCACCTTCTACGACAGCGGCTCCACCATCCGGTTTTCCCACAACTGGTGGAGCCGGGCGAACACGGAATCCGTCTGGAGGATCTACAACGAAAAGGTGCGCATCGCGATGGAAGACAACCTCGTGGAAAGCGCTCCCAAATTGCTCGTGCTGACCAACGGCGCCACCACCGCCAACACGGACACCTTGCGCACCCTGCGCAGGACGATCGCACCGTTGGTGTTCGTCGATAGCGCCGGCGGGAATTTCCACATCCCGACCACCAGCCCGTATGCGGCTTGGGATCTGGGATTCGGCACGTCCAGCGACGTGTCCGTGCTGCGCACGCGACGAACGCAATCCTTCATGAATCCATTGCCCACCCACGACGCGCTGGGGCGGGTTTGGCGAGGGAATGGATTGTGGTGA
- a CDS encoding NADAR family protein encodes MVTTDKFVLFWGEEDIYSNFHPSKFELDGHIFHWSEQAFMWLKAMEFEDLRIANLILTQTPWNSSPLECKRMGREVSPFDDKIWSVRGVDAMRRAVHAKFSQNAKLREELLASGDRILAEASPYDRIWGIGYGESDREAQDPSKWRGRNLLGQVLMEVREQLR; translated from the coding sequence ATGGTCACCACCGATAAATTCGTGCTCTTTTGGGGCGAGGAAGACATCTACTCGAACTTCCATCCTTCCAAGTTCGAACTGGACGGACACATCTTCCACTGGAGCGAACAGGCCTTCATGTGGCTCAAAGCCATGGAGTTCGAAGACCTGAGGATCGCCAATCTGATCTTGACCCAGACGCCGTGGAACAGCTCGCCCTTGGAATGCAAACGGATGGGACGCGAAGTGTCGCCGTTCGACGACAAGATCTGGAGCGTGCGCGGTGTGGATGCGATGCGCCGCGCCGTGCACGCGAAGTTCTCGCAGAACGCGAAGCTACGCGAGGAGCTGCTGGCCTCGGGCGATCGCATCCTGGCCGAGGCCTCACCCTATGACAGAATTTGGGGGATCGGCTACGGGGAATCCGACCGCGAGGCCCAGGATCCGTCCAAATGGCGGGGCCGCAACCTGCTGGGCCAGGTCCTGATGGAGGTGCGCGAACAATTGCGCTGA